The following proteins are encoded in a genomic region of Paenibacillus sp. FSL R7-0273:
- a CDS encoding aminoglycoside N(3)-acetyltransferase gives MFPDETRPLLTKEDLIGQFKNCGLMAGQNVMVHSSLSKLGFVVGGAETLIRALLEIVGDEGTLMMPSQTWKNLDPSTGVHWEEPAEWWPAIREHWPAYDKEVTPAIGMGIVAEMFRKWPGAKRSGHPARSVAAVGKYADYLTENHDLSNIFGEDSPLDRLYGLKGHVLLVGVGYDKNTSLHLAETRANFPGKRFSEESSAMLVNGKREWVTYRTQAVDDEDFVRLGQIYDSEKSVTIHRIGNADVRLLEQRPLVDWATAWMECNRV, from the coding sequence ATGTTCCCGGACGAAACAAGACCCCTCCTCACCAAAGAAGACCTCATCGGACAGTTCAAAAACTGCGGGCTCATGGCTGGACAAAATGTTATGGTTCATTCTTCATTAAGTAAGCTTGGTTTTGTTGTAGGCGGAGCCGAGACGCTCATCCGCGCTCTTCTTGAAATCGTAGGAGATGAAGGAACGCTGATGATGCCATCCCAAACCTGGAAGAATCTTGACCCTTCCACAGGTGTGCACTGGGAGGAGCCTGCAGAGTGGTGGCCTGCCATCAGGGAGCATTGGCCCGCCTATGATAAAGAGGTTACTCCGGCAATTGGTATGGGAATTGTAGCCGAGATGTTCCGTAAATGGCCGGGGGCCAAAAGATCCGGTCACCCTGCCCGCTCTGTAGCAGCAGTGGGCAAATACGCTGATTACTTAACGGAAAACCATGATCTGAGCAACATTTTCGGGGAGGACTCGCCGCTGGATAGACTGTACGGTCTGAAGGGTCATGTGCTTTTGGTTGGTGTCGGATACGATAAAAACACGTCACTGCACCTGGCGGAAACGCGGGCAAATTTCCCCGGCAAGAGGTTTAGCGAGGAGAGCAGCGCCATGCTGGTTAACGGGAAGCGCGAATGGGTTACTTACAGGACTCAGGCCGTGGACGATGAGGATTTTGTCCGGCTGGGGCAGATTTATGATAGCGAAAAGAGTGTCACGATTCATAGGATCGGAAACGCAGATGTCCGCCTCCTGGAGCAGCGCCCCTTGGTTGACTGGGCTACAGCATGGATGGAGTGCAACAGGGTCTAA
- a CDS encoding ArsR/SmtB family transcription factor, whose protein sequence is MKAQSNAAMIATLVSEASRAAILTVLLDGRFHAAGELAYMAGITPQTASFHLAKMVNANVVAVEKQGRHRYYGIRDQEVARVMETLLSIAPPVEIKSLKQSSEDKALRYARTCYDHLAGSLGVRLTDALLKTDLLCEEKEGFAITENGEKFFTDLQIDLDRVKKKRRAFTHKCLDWSERRHHLAGALGNALLERFLELKWVRRLPGTRAIQITAEGEKGFKEVFLLDIKSM, encoded by the coding sequence ATGAAAGCACAATCAAACGCAGCTATGATCGCTACTCTGGTAAGTGAAGCTTCACGCGCGGCAATATTAACTGTCTTACTGGACGGGAGATTCCATGCAGCAGGTGAGCTGGCATATATGGCGGGAATTACGCCTCAGACAGCAAGCTTTCATTTGGCGAAAATGGTCAATGCGAATGTAGTTGCTGTTGAGAAGCAAGGCAGGCATCGATACTATGGAATCCGCGATCAGGAGGTTGCCCGGGTCATGGAAACTTTATTATCCATTGCGCCGCCGGTTGAAATAAAGTCGTTAAAGCAATCTTCAGAAGACAAGGCGCTGCGTTACGCAAGAACCTGTTATGATCATCTCGCCGGGAGTTTAGGGGTGCGATTAACCGATGCACTGCTTAAAACGGATCTTTTGTGTGAGGAAAAAGAAGGGTTTGCTATTACTGAGAATGGGGAGAAGTTTTTTACAGACCTTCAAATTGACTTAGATAGGGTTAAGAAGAAGCGCCGTGCTTTTACCCACAAATGCCTGGATTGGAGTGAAAGACGTCATCACCTTGCCGGAGCATTAGGAAATGCCTTGCTGGAGCGGTTTTTAGAGCTGAAATGGGTCCGACGTCTGCCTGGAACACGCGCGATACAAATTACTGCTGAGGGTGAAAAGGGCTTCAAAGAAGTATTTTTGCTGGATATAAAATCAATGTGA
- a CDS encoding flavin reductase family protein, translating to MDNTQQIPTAETIQPKILYYGTPVILLNTSNEDETVNISPISSSWALGDCIVLGVGLGGKAIENVERLPECVINIPGPSLWENVEQLAPYTGKNPVPECKKAYGCSYQKDKYAASGLTPIASMTVKPTRIMECPLQIEARVKSIRIPDYSTTFAIIETQAVHVHAHKDIIINENHIDPQKWSPLIYNFRHYFGLGKQLGKTFRSEN from the coding sequence ATGGATAACACACAGCAGATCCCAACCGCAGAAACGATACAGCCTAAGATTTTATATTATGGAACTCCTGTAATCTTGCTGAACACATCTAATGAAGATGAAACAGTAAATATTAGTCCGATTTCATCATCTTGGGCATTAGGAGACTGTATTGTACTGGGGGTTGGTCTTGGGGGAAAAGCAATTGAAAATGTAGAACGGCTCCCCGAGTGCGTAATTAATATTCCCGGGCCTTCGCTCTGGGAGAACGTTGAACAGCTAGCCCCCTACACAGGGAAAAATCCAGTCCCTGAGTGTAAGAAAGCGTATGGGTGCTCCTATCAAAAAGACAAATATGCTGCCAGTGGACTAACGCCCATAGCATCTATGACGGTTAAACCCACAAGAATAATGGAATGCCCCTTACAAATTGAAGCAAGAGTTAAAAGCATTCGGATACCCGATTATTCGACTACATTTGCCATTATTGAGACCCAGGCTGTTCATGTCCATGCCCACAAGGATATTATTATTAATGAAAATCATATCGATCCCCAAAAATGGAGTCCGCTAATCTATAATTTTCGTCATTATTTTGGTCTGGGTAAGCAGCTCGGAAAAACCTTTAGGTCTGAAAACTAG
- a CDS encoding beta-galactosidase: MSLKLPAISSKAPVMLHGADYNPEQWLKYPEIFKEDIRLMKLAGCNVMSVGIFSWVSLEPEEGVFTFEWLDHVLDTFAENGIYAFLATPSGARPAWMSAKYPEVLRIERNRVRNLHGVRHNHCFTSPVYREKTALINSKLAERYAHHPAVIGWHISNEFGGECHCDYCQNAFRDWLKVKYNGSLEEVNHAWWATFWSHTYTAWEQIESPAPHGETQVHGLNLDWRRFVSEQTIDFCSHEMSAVRDYNPELPITTNMHNIDGIDYREMAKILDVVSWDAYPDWGYTEDNDDARLAAWTAMHHDMFRTFKHKPFLLMESTPSLTNWQTVSKLKRPGMHKLSSLQAVAHGSDSVQYFQWRKSRGSSEKFHGAVLDHSGHGETRVFKDVAEVGQVLAGLTDVVGTSTPVQTAILYDWDNRWAIKDAQGIRNSGLKFEETVLQHYRALWEQGIPVDIVGSGDDLSRYKLVIAPMLYLISEKDGQNIEQYVEQGGTFLATYWSGVVGETDLCHLGGFPGPLRKTLGIWAEETEGLHSRDLNGLVMENGNALGLSGDYDAHEIAELIHLEGAEALGHYRTDFYAGRPALTVNKLGAGEAYHLATRVKDLAFYVELYAAITAKLGITRTLESELPVGVTAQLRTDGENDFVFVQNFSGEAQTVKLDGRDYTDLETGTEAPAELELPVNGLAILKRQAE, encoded by the coding sequence ATGAGTCTTAAATTACCTGCGATCAGCAGCAAGGCCCCGGTCATGCTGCATGGAGCCGATTATAATCCCGAGCAATGGCTGAAATACCCTGAAATTTTCAAAGAGGATATCCGCCTGATGAAGCTGGCAGGCTGTAACGTGATGTCCGTCGGCATATTCTCCTGGGTGTCCCTGGAGCCGGAAGAGGGCGTCTTCACCTTTGAATGGCTGGATCATGTACTGGATACCTTTGCCGAGAACGGTATTTATGCTTTCCTGGCGACTCCGAGCGGCGCGCGTCCGGCCTGGATGTCCGCTAAATATCCGGAAGTTCTGCGTATAGAACGCAACCGTGTACGTAATCTGCATGGCGTCCGCCACAATCACTGCTTCACTTCTCCGGTCTACCGGGAAAAGACAGCACTGATTAACTCCAAGCTGGCAGAGCGTTACGCTCACCATCCTGCAGTTATCGGCTGGCACATCTCCAATGAGTTCGGCGGCGAATGCCACTGTGATTACTGTCAGAACGCATTCAGAGATTGGCTCAAAGTGAAATATAACGGCAGTCTGGAAGAGGTTAACCATGCCTGGTGGGCGACCTTCTGGAGTCACACGTATACTGCCTGGGAGCAGATCGAATCTCCGGCTCCGCACGGTGAGACTCAGGTGCACGGCCTGAATCTGGACTGGCGCCGGTTTGTCAGTGAGCAGACGATTGATTTCTGCAGCCATGAAATGTCTGCAGTGCGTGACTACAATCCGGAATTGCCGATTACGACCAATATGCATAACATCGACGGTATCGACTACCGCGAAATGGCCAAAATTCTTGATGTAGTTTCTTGGGATGCTTACCCGGACTGGGGCTATACTGAGGATAACGATGATGCCCGTCTGGCTGCCTGGACAGCGATGCACCATGACATGTTCCGCACCTTCAAGCATAAGCCGTTCCTGCTGATGGAGAGCACGCCTTCCCTTACCAACTGGCAGACGGTCAGCAAGCTGAAGCGTCCGGGCATGCACAAGCTGTCTTCCCTGCAGGCGGTTGCACACGGTTCGGATTCCGTGCAGTACTTCCAATGGCGTAAGAGCCGCGGCTCCAGTGAGAAGTTCCACGGTGCCGTGCTGGATCACAGCGGACATGGCGAGACCCGTGTATTCAAGGATGTAGCCGAAGTAGGCCAGGTTCTGGCAGGTCTGACCGATGTGGTCGGCACCTCTACTCCTGTACAGACAGCGATTCTGTATGACTGGGACAACCGCTGGGCAATTAAAGATGCCCAAGGGATCCGCAATTCCGGTCTGAAGTTCGAAGAGACTGTACTGCAGCACTACCGTGCGCTGTGGGAGCAGGGCATTCCGGTTGACATCGTCGGCTCCGGTGACGATCTGTCCCGCTATAAGCTGGTAATCGCACCGATGCTGTACCTGATCAGCGAAAAAGATGGACAGAACATTGAGCAGTATGTAGAGCAGGGCGGTACGTTCCTGGCAACCTACTGGTCGGGCGTTGTAGGCGAGACAGATCTGTGCCATCTGGGAGGCTTCCCTGGTCCGCTGCGCAAGACGCTGGGCATCTGGGCGGAAGAGACAGAAGGACTGCACAGCCGTGATCTGAACGGCCTGGTAATGGAAAATGGCAATGCCCTGGGCTTGTCCGGCGATTATGATGCACATGAGATTGCTGAGCTGATTCACCTGGAGGGTGCTGAAGCACTCGGCCACTACCGCACCGACTTCTATGCCGGACGTCCGGCATTGACCGTTAACAAGCTTGGCGCAGGTGAAGCCTACCATCTGGCTACCCGTGTTAAGGACCTGGCGTTCTATGTGGAGCTGTACGCTGCCATCACTGCTAAGCTTGGAATTACCCGTACACTGGAATCGGAGCTGCCTGTAGGTGTAACTGCACAGCTGCGTACAGACGGAGAGAACGATTTTGTATTCGTACAGAACTTCAGCGGCGAAGCACAGACCGTGAAGCTGGACGGACGCGATTATACCGATCTGGAGACAGGCACTGAGGCTCCTGCAGAGCTTGAGCTGCCGGTGAACGGATTGGCAATACTGAAGCGTCAAGCGGAGTAA
- a CDS encoding AraC family transcriptional regulator — MLPFSLVELPRQPDEFPLYPYSVGHHIQYHHVRPAGFPVHQVFLIRSGSGLFRDLTDGTETVLSPGMVFAFPPDRGHEYYPLSHEPWHLAFIGFDGGQSAAVLEGLRLLPSVPVRTERFEECWDMIAGIWHTVDRHNAARLDEHTMQELSITLYRLLLMLRRGDSSLNQTERPETETVRNEALQKAVSLINEHFTEPLLIANLASAVGYSVQHFQRLFLQVYGVTPHKYLQNLRLQRALQMITESPERPVQDLALNVGMETNYFIRVFRKTYGCTPGVMRSRLAGERDSPLG; from the coding sequence TTGCTTCCATTTTCTTTAGTAGAGCTGCCCCGCCAGCCTGATGAATTCCCGCTCTATCCCTACTCTGTAGGCCACCATATCCAGTATCATCATGTCCGCCCTGCCGGGTTCCCCGTGCATCAGGTGTTCCTGATCCGCAGCGGCAGCGGGCTGTTCCGCGATCTTACGGACGGCACAGAAACGGTGCTTAGTCCGGGGATGGTATTTGCATTCCCGCCGGACCGCGGGCATGAATATTATCCGCTGTCCCATGAGCCGTGGCATCTGGCTTTTATCGGCTTTGACGGCGGCCAGTCTGCCGCAGTATTAGAGGGGCTGCGCCTGCTGCCCTCTGTGCCTGTAAGGACTGAACGGTTTGAAGAATGCTGGGACATGATCGCCGGAATCTGGCATACCGTTGACCGGCATAACGCCGCCCGGCTGGATGAGCATACCATGCAGGAGCTGTCCATCACCCTGTATAGGCTGCTTCTGATGCTGCGCCGCGGGGATTCCTCCCTTAATCAGACCGAACGTCCGGAAACCGAAACGGTCCGCAACGAAGCGCTGCAAAAAGCGGTCAGCCTGATCAACGAGCACTTTACCGAGCCGCTGCTGATTGCCAACCTGGCTTCTGCTGTGGGATACTCGGTGCAGCATTTCCAGCGCCTGTTCCTGCAGGTGTATGGTGTTACGCCGCATAAATACCTGCAGAATCTGCGCCTGCAGCGTGCGCTGCAGATGATTACCGAGAGCCCTGAGCGGCCGGTTCAGGATCTCGCGCTGAACGTCGGAATGGAGACGAATTACTTTATCCGGGTATTCCGCAAGACTTACGGCTGTACGCCGGGTGTTATGCGCAGCCGGCTTGCGGGTGAGCGGGATAGTCCACTTGGATAG